The Macadamia integrifolia cultivar HAES 741 unplaced genomic scaffold, SCU_Mint_v3 scaffold3411, whole genome shotgun sequence sequence TCAACCAGAAGATCACCATTGCTAATGTTGATGTAACTTGCTTTGATGCAAACCACTGTCCTGGTTCCATAATTATTCTCTTTGAGCCACCCAATGGTAAGGTGTGTTCCCACTTCGTAAGATAAGCTTTTATTTCTATTCTTCTATTGTTCTTGTAAAGTTTGTGGAAGGTactaattttgttttattttacgcTATCAGGCAGTTCTACATACGGGGGATTTCCGATTCAACGAGGACATGAAAAGCATATGTGTTTTGCAGAGTTGTCCCATCCACACCCTTATCCTTGATACCACTTACTGTAACCCCCAGGTGCGTGAAGTGCAAGACTCTCATCCAGTAGAAACTCTTTGAAGGCGTATTCTTTCCtgattaaaaaaattcctttaTGCTAGACACAAGCACATTTCATTGTGAGAGATTTAGGGACTTGACGTGTCATTGCGTTGACCCTGAGTCCCTGACAAAACGGATCACTGTTAACATCGATCAATGATAAACATGATATCGAAATATGGGTGAGCAGTTATTGGTTGCTGGCTGTATCTACCACGTGGCAGATCAGGTTGGCCGGAAATTTTATTGATAGTACCCCACCCTTCCCTAGTTGTATATTGATTGTGAGATGATGTGACTGTCTATTGACAAAAGAGAGCACAAAGAAAATGGTGAAAACCCCCAATTCTTTGAAAAATTCTGGGCCATTAAGAATACTAGGGGAAATATACAATATAAGGTAGCCATGTGATTGAATAAGGACCTCAGATTTGACATCTGAAGGATACATGGTGCCCTCTTTCCATGCAATGGAAGACTTTTGTCTACTGATAATTCGACATTTACTTTATTCCTGATTGATTTTCAGTCTCCATTTTACGTGGACCAAGTATCATGTTATTTTGGGAAATTCTCTAGCCGGGCCTTAATGCCCAAAGGTGACCCGTCACTTTATGTTATCAAGGTCCTCAAAAGCAAATGATGGAGAAAACATATCTGGAATATGGCACTGTGCCATTGCCTTAGTTGCATAACAACTATGATTCTTTTTGACATTCTCATCTACCTCATGTTTCTAAGCAGTATGACTTTCCAAAGCAAGAGGCAGTGATACAGTTTGTCATCGAGGCCATCCAGGCTGAAGCTTTCAACCCCAAAACTCTCTTTCTGATTGGTAGTTATACGATTGGTAAGCGCCTCCAAAACTccaactactctctctctctctctctctctctctctctctctctctctctctcatttttgtGATATGTGTTCTAATACAGGAAAGGAACGGCTGTTCTTGGAGGTTGCACGAGTTTTGCATAAAAAGGTCTATGTTGGAGCAGCAAACTTACGTCTTTTAGAATGCTTGGGGCTTCCGGAGGCGGACATGCAGTGGTTTACTAAAAATGAACAAGAGAGTCACATTCATGTCGTGCCTATGTGGACAATTGCGAGCTTCAAGAGGATGAAGCATCTATCCTCTCAATACTCGGTAGGCGTGCAATTTCCTACTTTTAAAGGGAACGTTAAACAATAGATTTTATTATGTATGATGTAGTCGAAGAAAAGATTTGAGATTTTGTATGGTGCCATGTAAACAAATGAAAACCTAACCTACAACCATTGTAAGGACTATAATGACATCTGTAGAATTAGGGAAAATGTGACTTGTGCCTAAAATTGACACAagctcctttatttataataaaagtaaaaccctaaagggcttaagggtctgtttggataacacccctaaaacccattattgcAATAATCAATTATTCCAACactcccctcaagttggtgcatggctatcatacatgcccaacttgcacaaaataaaataaagaactttACTACTAAGACCCTTTGTGAGTATATTAGCTAATTGATCTTCACTACGCGCAAAAGGAACAGTTATAAGCCCTTGCTCCAACTTCTCGTTGATGAAATGCCTGTCAATCCCGACATGCTTAGTACGATCATGCTGAACTAGATTATGGGCAATACTGCTAGCTGACTTATTGTCATAATATAACATCATAGGCATCCAAACAGCTACACCAAAGTTCTAAAGGAGATCTTTAAGCTATAATAGCTCACAAACACCATGAGCTATTGCACGAAACTCAGCCTTAGCAGTAGACTTGGAAACAACTGCCTGCTTCTTACTACGCCATGTAACCAAGTTGCCACAAACAAATGCACAATAGCCTGAAGTATATCGACGATCATCTAAAGAACCTACACAATTGGCATCAATATATGTATCAACCCTCATGTGTTCTGAAGGTAGAATATGATACCATTCCCTGGAGCAGTCTTTAAATACCGAAGAATATGAAACACAACTTCCATATGTGAGGAATGAGGATCATGCCTATATTGACTCGCAAGGCTCATTGCATGAATTATGTTTGGTCGAGTGTGAGACAGATAGATCAACTCCCAATTGATCTCTGATATCGACCCTTATCAACTGGTTCACCTTCCTTGTTCTTGAGATGGGAATTTTCCTCAATAGGTGTATTTGAAGGCTTACGCCCTAACATGCCAATCTTTGAAAGAAAATCCAAGGTGTATTTCCTCTGAGATAGGACAACACTCTTGGTAGACATCTCAATCCCAAGGAAGTATTGTAGTCTTCCAAGGTCTTTAATCTCTAACCCGTTACCAAAATAGGTTTTAAGCTTAGAGATCTCAATAGTATCATCCCCAATAATAACGATGTTGTCCACATAAACAATCCGAATAGAAACCTGATCACCTACCCTTTTAATGAACAGGGTATGGTCAACATTACTTTGAGTAAAGCCAGCTGCAACCATAACTTTGTGAAGATGACCAAACTAGGCCCTTGGAGATTGCTTCAACCTATAtagtgccttttttttttatgtctgCAGAACTTCCCTTGAGTTTCTGAGTTGGAATAACCTGGTGGGACATCCATATATACCTCCTTAGTCGGCTCACCATGAAGGCATTCTTGTTATCCAATTGTTGTAGCTCCTAGCCACGGTTTGCTGAACAAGAGATAATCACCCTTACTGTGTTCATCTTTGCAACAGGGGCAAAGGTCTCCTGGTAACAACCCCATACGTTTGAGTGAACCCTCTAGCAACTAGCCTTGCTTTGTATCTATCTATAATCTCATCTGCATTTTTCTTGACTGTGAACACCCACTTACAACCCACTGGACGCTTTTGAAGAGGAAGATCGACCAAGTCCCATGTACCATTTTTATGAAGCACCCTCATCTCCTCATTTATTGAATCTTTCCACCTAGGTTCTACAATTGCCTCCTGCCAGGTCTAAGGAATAGAAACAAAAGACAAAGAAGACACAAAAGCACGATAGGAAGGAGATAGAGCGATTTATGATACAACATTAGAAATAGGATGCTGAGTGCAAGCCCTACTTCCTTTTCTACGAGCAATAGGGACATCAAGGGACtgataaaaaacaaaaggaaaatggatACCTGGAAGAGTAGACTCAGGATCAGAGTGGCATCTGTGAAGTAGTGGTAGTGTGAGTGGTGGTGTCAGTTCTCCTTTTCTTTGAAGAAAACACCTGTAATTCGGGACCCTATAGCTTCTGCTGTTAAATTTGGCTCCCCCTGAATAAGTTCTTTTGCAACCCTATCACACCAGTATCCATGGGTTCTTCTGCAACTCTAATCACACCGGTATCCATAGGTTCTTTTGTAACCCCTGTTACATCAGTATCCATAGGTGTTGAAGCAACATCAAATGAAGGAATCAAGGGAACCTCTTCACATCTAGAAGACTCCCTAAAGAGATGAGTAATAAGGCTCCGTCTCAAGAAGATCACATCTATGGAAACAAACAAACGTTTGAAAGGGGGTAATAACACTTATAGCACTTTTGTGTGGGAAAATAACCTATGAAGATACACCTAAGATCCCTAGGGTCAAGCTTGGTCTGCGCATGATGATTCTGAACAAAGCAAACAGAGCCAAAAACTTCCCTCATAGCTGCGATCACCACAAGCATCTTAACAGGACACCAAAATTCCAGCATACGAGACGGCATCCAATTGATAAGATAAGCATCAATAAGGGCAACCTTACTCGAATAGGGAGTAGGAACATGCATCTTAAACATAAAGGAACAAGCAACCTCCAACAAATGTTTGTTCTTACGTTTTGCAActccattttttgttcttgtgTAACTACACAGTTGGTCTGATGAACAATCCCATATTCTACTAGGTAGCATTGGAAAGAACACTCCGTGTATTCTTTACCATTGTTATACACGATTTTAACCTTAGCATCATATTGATTTCGAACCAAACAATGAAAAGCCTTAAAGCAGTTAAACACCTCATTCTTATGATGCAATAAGTAAACCCGAGAAAGACGAGTATGGCAATCAATAAATTTAACAAACTATtatagaaaaaaacaaaagcacaaTGAGCAGGGCCCCAAACATCAGAGTGAATCACAGAAAAATGAACAGTACTTCTATGATCATAAATACTATAAACATaccttttttgttttgaaaaaaaatgcaagCATCATAAAAAAACTGATGCTGAGTACATTGTTTAACAAAAGCAGGAAATAATCTAGATAAAGTCCCCTAGGGAGCATGTCCTAAGCGGCAATGGCAATTGTGAAGCTTAGGGCTATCTCTGAAGTTGTATAATGAGCTTGTGTTGATCCACTATCTAGGTAATAGAGACCACTACTCATTCTACCATTGCCAATTGTTGCCCTTGTCACCAAGTCCTGAAACACATGGTTAGTTGGAAAAAAACGTGACTTTACAGTTGCGATTCTTAGTAATATTACGAATTGATAACCGATTAGCAGATGAGGAACATGCAAGACAGAAGAAAGGGATAGGGAGGAAGAGCACTGAATGGTACCCATCCCTGCAATAGTAGAGAGGGACCCGTCAGGAACTTGAACCTTTGTTTTACCTGAGGATGGACAATATGTAGAAAAGGAGGCATCAGGCGTGTGACCCAATCATGTGATCGGGGGCCCCATAATCGATAATCCAAGTCTCTAAAGGGAACTAAAGCACTATGACCATAAGACAGTACCTGACTGAGCAGGGTGGGAGGCAGAGGCGGTTGGCAGAGAGGACGTAGTAGCAGTAGAGGAGGATCCCATCTGAGTCATCATCTAATGAAGCATAGCCATTTCATCATCTAATAATAAATTTCATTCCACATTCCTTACAGTTCGGAATAATATTAGGAGACAGTGAGCTACTTTTGAGTAGGCCTATGAAGTTTCTTTATCAATTCAAAGCACTGGgcagtctttttttttggataattcacTGGGCACTCTTGAGTGTTGCCCACATGAGAATGCGTTCCCTTCACGGCTTTCCAGATCTTGGCAACAGAAATAGGCAACAAATATGCCCTACCAATAGAAGGGGACATAGAGTTGATAAGGTAGGCGATTACCATACAACTGGCAGCATCCCATTTATCCTAAGGGGAACTAACAGTACTGGGGCGTATTGAAGTACTTGTGAGAAGTCTGGCATAACCATGACCATCAATGGACAGGTAGTAAGagcgaaaccaaatcaaatagtAGCTCTCATCCAACTTGATGGAGCTAGTAGGGAGAGAAGAGTAGTCACTATTTTAGGGGGATgactccctccctccctcctggAGAGCTGATGTCTCAGAGTCGGCAGACGCCATGAGTGTTGATCCCAATTGCAATCACACAATAAAGTAACTCTAGGGAAAATATAGGGTTCCAGATGAAGAGAAGCCCCTGTGGAAGTACCTTACCACCAAGGGAAAGACCCTAAAAACGGCACAATAGAAGATCGAAGAGAACCGGGAAGAGAGAGCcttgaggagagaaagaggtcAGCGGTGAGGGAAACCTTTGGTCTCGGTGGCTCTAGGTGGTGAGTGGGACAGCGGTGGTCAGCGACGGTGCTAGATGTCAAGGGCGGCGGTGTTCAGTGGTGATGGGGCGACGACGTAAGGGACTGGGCGGCGATGATGGGTAGGGATAGGGTtttagagaggaagaaagagatgaTTTTCTCTCTAACCTGCTCTGACACCATGTAGAATCAGGGAGAATGTAACTTGTGCCTAAAACTGACACAAGcccctctatttataataaaagcaAAACCTTAGAGCGCTTAAGGGTCTCTTTGGATAAcacccctaaaacccattattacgaTAATCAATTATTCCAACATCttatccccctcccctccctaaacaacccatatatatatatatgcctctCAAAGGATCCAACATTTGCTTtgtattaatttatttttaagatatAGCGGACCCCATATAGTTGGGATAAGTGCAAgttgattttttaatttatcttaAGAAAGAAATGTTGCTAATTTAGCAATGATACAGATTATTCATGCAATAAAGTTACATATTTTGTTCCATTCCTTTTATTTTAGTGGCTTCCAATGTTTCTCATCGTTGCTCTACCTTTATTAACTTTAATGTACATGGTATATGCATGTTGGTTTAGGGTCGGTACAATCTTATGATTGCTTTCTCTCCTACTGGTTGGACATTTggtaaaggaaagaagaagactcCAGGGAGAAGGTGGCAGCAGGGTACAATAATCAGGTATATTTATAGTTTCTTCTGTTGCCTCTATTGATGCTGAAAATGGGAAAATGATCTTGTTTTGGCCTCGTACATACCCACTAGTACCCATACACATGCTAATGCATGTTTGTTTTTGtgctaataataatatttttaattaaaaacgaGAATAACATTTATGAAAATATTATAGGGATCCcaatattatataaaaataataatttctattttataatcattataatCTCTGCAATATGAGGGGCTCCTTTGGTCAAATCAACTATCTGTCATTTATGTCATAATCATGAAATCCAAAGAAAAGAGTTGGCTACCTCTGGCACTAAGTAAATCTTCATGAGGAATTTTGCCGTCATGGGAAAGATCTTCCGCCACAccttgattttttaaattacattGCCCTATTGCCATGAAGGTAAGGGGGTGGCAGAAGGTAAATCCAAAGTAGTGCACGGAATAATGAAACTGTTGTTGTCTTGcctgattttttctttattgtgagGGCCTTTTAACTAGCCCTGCTCAGCTTCTTGTTCTTGGTCAATGTGTTTTGAGAGTCATCCCCAACCCCTGCATACTGTATGGGCTTATGGAGTTCTCACTAAAATTGGGTACTGATTCAACATACTTGGTGCCTTACTCTACTTTTCCATCTTTATCATATAAATTCTGGTGGTCTTCCCAAGATTCAACTACATTGCACACAATCCCCCGACCTCTTTTCACCTTTGATTAAGTGAAAAATGAAGTAACTTCGCAATAAAAACAGTTGTACAATAAATAAGCTAGGGATGTAGAACTCAAGAATTCACAAGTCACGACTTAAAAGGTCACCATGGAGACCTCTGGTATAGCAAATGCCTTTCGGTGACATTATGGAAAAGAGAGatgctgggggggggggggtggttggagTCTATATTTGTAGGGATTTTGCCATAAAATATACAAAACACGGGTATTTTACTCAAGAAAATGCGTAGAATAGAGAGTTAGAAAGTGGAGTACGACTTCTATATTTGTAGTATATGGATATTAAGATACAACCTGATTGAAATTTAATTGTTAAAAAGGGGGTATCAAAAGAAGAATACAGGTGGAGTAGAACCTAAGGGCAAACCTATTTGGGTTTAGGAAGTAGTTCTGTTGGGTGGGCCGAAAGCAATCtagggtatatatatatatatatgataccttattttttttttttgagagtttACAATGGAGAAAGGATCTGGGGTTGAAGTTGAGATAGTCctggggaaaaaaaggaaaatagaaaagatgTCTTGGCCAGTAGAGTTGGGGTTGTTTTTATGGGAAGACCATAAAATGAAAGTAGAACTGTGGTTGATTGGGTTAGATTATTGTTTGGGGCAGGAGGGAAGTAAATTTCTGTTCCGTAGTTGACAGTCAAGGTTATGTAATTAACACTTGAGTTGATATCAACAACTGTGCTAACCTTGGTAAGGAAGTTATGGATCGACCTGCCCTGAAAGCATTTCATTCAGGCCTTCCTGCTGTACAGCCTACAAGCTTGTGGAGCTGTTAGAATAAATAGCAAATAGAATAAGTTATGAGGCGTGAGAGGCAGTAGAGCCTAGTGGAAGTCTTCTACCAACTAAAAGATGGAATGTCATGTAAATATATTTGACAGATGGTGTACCTTTTTGTGGTATGTGGAGGTGATCAAACAAGTTTATACATTTCTGTCAATATTTGTTCATATATTTGAAACAATTGAGTTTTCCTCTCTTAttcataaatcaaaattgatatGTTAACTGACTTGCCCTTTTCTTTATGCATGGCCAACCATTACTAATCAGTGGTTTTGCATTGTCAGGTATGAAGTCCCTTACAGTGAGCACTGCAGTTTCACAGAACTGAGAGAGTTTGTTCAGTTTGTATCACCTGAGAAAATAATACCAAGTGTGAATAATGATAGTACAGAATCTGCTGATGCCATGATTTCCCTTCTTGTATCTTGATTTCCATTGTGCAcaattgaaaatcttcaatgGTATTCAAGGCCTAATAAGTATTTGAATTTGTAGGGTTCCATAGAATATGGATTCACTTCTATGTCTTGAGTGGATTCCATGAATTTCGATTCTGATTCAGTGAGGGGAACAGGATTCGGCTGGTACCGACAATCTGATCTGACCAGAATTTGGTTGGTTTAAGCTTCCAGGTCGATTAATATAATTCGTTTCAGTTAATTGATATTTTTGGTTCGATCTGTTTATCAATTTCAATCAAACGGTTTAGTGCAAGACGGGTTCAACCTTCGCTAAGAAAACGATTCATAATTCTGGTCCAATTAGGAGCCTATAACTAAATAGAAGGTCCCGATTTGAATTCGGTTCAAAATTGACCCTATAAAATGGTGTTAAACCGAATCCATTTAAGTGATTGCCCAACCCATACACGGAAAGTCATAACCGCTTCCACAGTTAATACTACAGATTTCACGAGGTGATAAATCAAAGTGGGTCCCACGAGATACGGAAGTGTATTATTAAACAGCGATATCACTCACTGGGACTGATCCTGTTCGTGCCCGTTGTGACAGGTTTCCCAGAAATGCAGGATACCTTTCTTTATTGGGGCAACAAGGTACTCTGGCCCATCCTAACGAGCAGGCCTGGGGCCCATATAAGAGCCCACAACCAACATGGACCTTGAAATCTCATGGTCCAAGAAAAATGATAACCACGGGATCTTGGGCCGATGGTACTAAGGTGTGGACTCTGGAGAACAAATGGAGCTCTAGAACTTTGCTTTATTGTGGTATGATTCCTTGCCGACCGAGCTATCGTATGACACGTTGCCGATTATGGGTGTCTAAAGCGGCCCTCCACCAGGTAGACCCAAGTGGAACCGACCAGTTAGATCCAGAAACTGAATCGATCCGTTAAAAAATGGTTCGGTGCCAGGCGTACACAGATTAGAATTCAGGCATTCACGATGATTGGTTGTAGCTCTATgaattgtagaaacgcaaccctaaaacgatgcagaagataatggaaaaacaaaacaaacaatgcacacagattttacgaggttcggcaaggttgcctacgtccccggtgagatgagatcctgcttcactatcaatggagaatagggttacaacgctcttcctcacacctctccgtattgcttgcattactgagaaagaaaccctcgctacaaatatatagcggaaaaaaccctaatccggatcaaattacaattgccaacctaatccggattaaactacaattgccctcaaataaaaaattcgagcggggggctgcgcccccctacaccctctgctatgcaggggggcctcctacccccctttcaacccccacggcccgctaaccggctagcgggaccaccgtcctggctgtctaggtgctgcaccagtactctctggataaaactgcgacggaatacaagacatcatacaccaacattgTTTCCCCCTTTCCCTTGGTCGATAGAGAGAACGTGATACAATTCAATGaaggagaaagaatgctcctaCATTGGAGGGAGGAGAAAGATAAATATAAGGAAGTGCTAGTGTATGCTACACAGTCTAAAAGGAAGTCAATCCCTTCAATAAGGCTGTGCTTGGTagtgaagagaagaaaagaaaagaaaagaaaaaagtacactttttcTTGGGTgaaaaatttctctttgcacTTAATAGgtcttcacccaaaagaaaattcagtttttgaaattcaaaattcttcttgggaactgtgaagttttcttttgttccctaaaaaaaatgttgcaaaaaatacaagaaaacgtgagaaaatatgaaaatataataagacaaaaaaatggATGATTaaacaatgatttcctatgtgtctatctctctcttaaaattcaaaatttttaaaatttttttcttttcttctcttggtaactaaacatacatactctttttattttctcaccatttcatttttttttcttttttagattattttttcttttcttttcttttttaggctaccaaacatagcctaaatacCCTTGTGACTTGTTTATCAGTATACATCATTTATATGTAGCAACACACTAATCATTATTGTACATTATCTCGACACTAAGTAAAAATAGatagtttaaaagaaaaaaccataaaaaatagaTATGATTGTGACTATCAATTATTTACAAATTCGCaaatcttttatatatatatatatatataaaagcacTAATCCAATTGACCATTATTTTGTAAACTTCAAGTGTTTCAGATACAGACTACGTTTTTCTATCATCATAATTCAAATACATATTAAAtttacattctctctctctctctctctctctctctctctctctctctcaaattatgAAGTCACCACATATCAACATCAAATCATTAGCATGGAAACATaacatttcaaagaaaattatGAGGCTAAGGGTTATTAATTATAATAATGTTTGTCTTCAACTACAACGCCACAAAGAAAATGTAATTTAACAAGCTACTTACATAGAAAGCCTTTTCCCATTTGTTTCACTTTCTTGTAGCCATTTGCTATGAATTGTGTTTGGACCTAATTAGATTGGATAATGATTCCATCTTAATTCTTAAGGAATCACGAGAATCCCTTTTATAAGGGTGgtgaaaatcagaatcagagATCGAATTGTTCAGTGTCTTCGAATTGAATCTCAAAAACTTTAGAATTGGTCCTTTCAAATCTGAGAACCTAACGATCCGGTAAGAAAACCTTTATAATCAGATGGATCAAGACGCAAAAATTCAAGACTGATCATGACCGATTCAGATTTATTGAATATCCTACATGTAGCTTCTAAGGAAGCGGAATGGGTATCAATACAAATTATTGTTAAGTccaaattattttttggaatCAATGTTTATAAGTGCGTCATTCTAATTGGGTTTAATTAGCACTAAAGAAATGTTTTTTGATATTTGAAACAAATGATGTTATCATTTATGGTTGGCAACATATGTATACTTAAGGGAGCAATTTTTTTAGATGTTGTGTCTATATGGAAtctatctatcaaaaaaattgtGGACTGATGGATCCCAATGTCTCTTTCTTATATATCAAGCTCCACCACAGTAGAGTTCaccaaatgacaaaataattcATTGAAAAATCCATAAGATTTAAGAGGTGCATGTCAGTCCTTGGATTATTGAGAGAGTGCATGTCAATATATTGAAAGATGTATGATTAAACTTGATTGTATTATTCAATATGATGTAAATCAatgaatgatagaaaaaaaaaatcaaaaatcctCTCCaccaacttcttcttcttcttattttttatttttttatttatttatttttttttattttaaccctTGGACATGATATAACTTGGTATTAGTCTCTAAcccgaaaaaagaaaaaaaaaatggtgtaatCCATAAATTCCATAGCGAGCAATACATTCCAGTTTTTTTTGGCTATTATTATATTGATCAATATCTAACTATTAtgattaatttatatttttgctTATTTAAATAAATGGATGATGAATACTCAAAATCCCTAACTTCACTCCTTGAATTCTTTTTAGCTAATGAAGGATAATGAGGTGGGTACCATTAGCAAATTTTCTTAGGTTGTAATATGTTCTACTAAAACaaacaaatgaataaaaaatttcgaatttttccaaaataattttttgagttttgactATGACATGAATTTCCTTAGAAAATAATACCTAGCTATCAGTATCATTGCACTTGAGTTTAATTAattccaattttattttattttatttttttaatctgaaGCCTATAAATATTGCTTGTCTCGCAATACAAAAACTAAGTAAGCTAATTCTTAAATTACAAGCCACAGCTACGTATTTGGATGTTAACATATCAAATTCTTATGGATATTTAGGTTATTTTATTTagtaaataattaattttataattgAAAAATGATAGTGTAATATGAGGTATAGTGAGGTGTGTTTGATCCTATCACTTCTCCCACTTGAAGCCTTTAAAGCCGATGCTGGATAGTGAGGTATGTTTAGTAAGCTAGGTCAATAAGTAGCAATTTGCTTTGGCCTTTAATATGTGaaagtaaattaaaaaaatcaaaaggagtTGAGTAAAATGTCAAGCAATAGCTCTTTAGGATGGGGTGTGCCGACTATAGTtgcctagaaaaaaaaaaaaaaaaaaccaaattcaaTTGATATGTTAGCTGGATCATGATTTAGTAATAGGGAccattaaaagaaatgaaaaaccaATATATGGATGTAGAGCTATGTCCTTAGTCCTTACAATTACTTTGAAAAATTGTTGGAAAAACCAATACCCTTTCAGTAACAGGGAACATTGAAATTAGTGGAAAATCCTATATATGGATATAGAGCTATGGTAAGATCACcatggatttggctcctctccaaTTAGTGTGTCTCTCAATTAGTTCTTAACTTCATTCAATAGCTGGG is a genomic window containing:
- the LOC122068105 gene encoding DNA cross-link repair protein SNM1-like (The sequence of the model RefSeq protein was modified relative to this genomic sequence to represent the inferred CDS: added 145 bases not found in genome assembly), which encodes SGRSHVRNEKLKDTPSWCCIPGTPFRVDAFRYLRGNCSHWFLTHFHIDHYQGLTRSFCHGKIYCSSITARLVNFKIGIPWDRLQVLPLNQKITIANVDVTCFDANHCPGSIIILFEPPNGKAVLHTGDFRFNEDMKSICVLQSCPIHTLILDTTYCNPQYDFPKQEAVIQFVIEAIQAEAFNPKTLFLIGSYTIGKERLFLEVARVLHKKVYVGAANLRLLECLGLPEADMQWFTKNEQESHIHVVPMWTIASFKRMKHLSSQYSGRYNLMIAFSPTGWTFGKGKKKTPGRRWQQGTIIRYEVPYSEHCSFTELREFVQFVSPEKIIPSVNNDSTESADAMISLLVS